In Methanomassiliicoccales archaeon, a genomic segment contains:
- a CDS encoding sugar kinase: MPYDLVTFGETMIRLSPPNFQRLEQTKSLDVNVGGAELNVAVAAQRLGLRCAYVTRLTNNPLGRMIANKAREQGVDTSHIVWTDGDRVGLYFVEFGASPRASSVLYDRQDSAMAKIQPGEVDWDKIFSQTKAFHTTGITPALSPSAAEATKEAVKKAKEHGVFVSIDLNYRARLWSQEEARRVMTKLVSQADVLITTEEDAERVFGVKEESFEKVAERLNQMFRNLKAVAITIRETPSVWRNTWTALAYSDGQIFRAPVFDLEIVDRVGAGDAFAGGFLFGYLTKDVQTGLNYGVAISALKQTNPGDFVWATKEEC, translated from the coding sequence ATGCCCTACGATCTTGTAACGTTTGGAGAAACGATGATTCGTCTCTCTCCTCCGAACTTTCAGCGTCTAGAACAGACAAAATCTCTTGATGTGAATGTTGGTGGGGCGGAATTGAACGTGGCCGTGGCTGCCCAACGGTTGGGACTCCGCTGCGCTTACGTCACGCGCCTTACCAACAACCCCTTGGGCCGAATGATTGCCAATAAGGCCCGGGAACAGGGAGTTGACACGTCTCATATCGTTTGGACCGATGGCGATCGCGTTGGCCTCTATTTCGTGGAGTTCGGAGCTAGCCCCCGGGCAAGCTCCGTTCTTTACGATCGCCAAGACTCAGCTATGGCCAAAATCCAGCCCGGGGAAGTGGATTGGGACAAAATCTTTTCGCAAACAAAGGCCTTCCACACTACCGGAATCACCCCAGCCCTCTCCCCCTCCGCGGCAGAAGCTACAAAGGAAGCAGTGAAAAAAGCCAAAGAACATGGAGTTTTCGTTTCCATAGATCTCAACTACCGCGCCCGCCTCTGGAGCCAAGAAGAGGCACGACGAGTCATGACCAAACTCGTCTCTCAGGCAGACGTTCTCATAACCACTGAAGAGGACGCGGAACGGGTGTTCGGGGTGAAAGAAGAATCCTTCGAGAAGGTAGCCGAGCGCCTGAACCAGATGTTCAGGAACCTGAAGGCAGTGGCCATCACGATCCGCGAAACGCCTTCCGTTTGGCGCAACACTTGGACCGCTTTGGCCTATAGCGACGGCCAGATCTTCCGCGCCCCAGTGTTTGACCTGGAAATCGTCGACCGGGTAGGTGCAGGCGACGCCTTTGCCGGTGGCTTCCTCTTCGGTTACCTCACGAAAGATGTGCAGACCGGGCTCAACTACGGCGTGGCTATCTCCGCCCTCAAGCAGACCAACCCCGGCGATTTTGTGTGGGCGACAAAAGAGGAGTGCGA